Proteins from a genomic interval of Diospyros lotus cultivar Yz01 chromosome 6, ASM1463336v1, whole genome shotgun sequence:
- the LOC127804578 gene encoding beta-galactoside-specific lectin 3-like yields the protein MDQQSLLSKKLVELHFTTKGATKNSFFRFISLLRDQLASGEVSNEIPLMQELSTSVWECERYFLVRLTNNSGYSISLGIDIINAHVVAYGVGDLTFFFCNSSPSAWHCLASKENDSLPFRSNYISLQQTAKVLSRGEIPLGLTELNGAITNLYSDRDSRRLLVRS from the coding sequence ATGGATCAACAGTCTCTCCTCTCGAAAAAGTTGGTCGAGTTGCATTTTACCACAAAAGGTGCGACGAAGAATAGCTTCTTCCGTTTCATTTCACTATTACGAGATCAATTGGCAAGTGGAGAAGTTAGCAATGAAATACCTCTAATGCAGGAACTATCCACTAGTGTGTGGGAGTGCGAGAGATATTTCTTGGTTCGCCTCACAAACAATTCAGGCTATAGCATTTCGTTGGGAATTGATATAATCAATGCCCATGTTGTTGCTTATGGAGTTGGAGACCTAACTTTCTTCTTTTGCAATTCTTCTCCAAGTGCATGGCATTGTCTTGCTAGTAAAGAGAATGATTCACTTCCTTTCAGAAGTAACTATATTTCCCTTCAACAAACTGCAAAGGTGCTTTCTAGAGGAGAAATCCCCCTCGGATTGACGGAGCTAAATGGAGCAATCACCAATCTATACAGTGACCGCGATAGCAGGCGGTTGCTCGTTCGCTCTTAG